The following are encoded together in the Branchiostoma floridae strain S238N-H82 unplaced genomic scaffold, Bfl_VNyyK Sc7u5tJ_1439, whole genome shotgun sequence genome:
- the LOC118407598 gene encoding zinc finger protein 665-like has translation MAEFAFVPPVKELHAEQTANETHIKEEPTGDTGWQQDGQESVLCQETYSEDQETYDYQPTGHPWNENYSWEQTTDIGRQQDEERDVPNDGTFGVKAEMEESSFVSIGEHPGKEMELYGNPGKESDSRETQTTGNQCDYAAAHQANLAYHIATKHTGEKPYMCDECGYSSTKMYDLCMTKLTVHMRTHTGEKPFKCDQCDYSANMVEFTCVPPVKELHAGKTANETHIKEEETGDTGWQQNGQENVLCQETYSEDQETNNYQPTGHPWNETYNSREQTTDTGRQQDEERDAPNDETCGVKKEMEESSCGFVSIGEHPGKEMDCTEHPGKESDNRETQTTDMSLQQETCDVNFPQPDNTSTSQVQESKGNMERHVVEHTSEKPYMCGECGYRTAYKSGLSRHMRTHTGERPYKCDQCDYSAAHKSTLDEHLTKHTGEKPYMCGECGFRTTYKESLSRHMRTHTGEKPYKCDQCDYSASEKGHLNQHLMKHSGEKPYMCGECGYRAARKSHLSKHIRIHTGEKPYKCDQCDYSAAQKSQLNKHQVKHTGEKPYMCGECGYRTAYKSDLSKHMRIHTGEKPYKCDQCDYSAALKSTLAQHQVTHSGQKPCICENCAYRAAQKCDLSRHISTHTGKKPYRCDQCDYSAAKKFDLDKHVRKHTGEKPYMCGECGYRAAQRSTLSRHMRTHTGEKPYKCDQCDYSATQKHHLINHQTRHSSE, from the coding sequence ATGGCGGAGTTCGCATTTGTGCCTCCTGttaaagagcttcatgcggaacaaactgcgaacgagacgcacatcaaagaggagccgacaggagacactggatggcaacaggatggacaagagaGCGTGCTGTGCCAGGAAACGTACAGTGAGGACCAGGAAACCTACGACTACCAGCCAACCGGACATCCTTGGAACGAGAATTATagttgggagcagacaacagacattggacggcagcaggacgaggaaaGGGACGTTCCAAACGACGGCACGTTCGGTGTAAAAGCGGAAATGGAAGAGTCTAGCTTTGTTAGTATTGGagaacatcctgggaaggagatggaacTTTATGgaaatcctgggaaggagagtgacagcagggagacccagacaacaggtaaccagtgtgactatgcagCTGCACATCAAGCCAATTTGGCCTACCatatagcaacaaaacacactggtgagaaaccctacatgtgtgacgaGTGCGGTTACAGTTCAACCAAAATGTATGACTTATGTATGACTAAATTAactgtacatatgagaactcatacaggagaaaaacctttcaagtgtgaccaatgtgactattctgctaatATGGTGGAGTTCACATGTGTGCCTCCCGttaaagagcttcatgcggGAAAAACTGCgaacgagacgcacatcaaagaggaggagacaggagacactggatggcaacagaatggacaagagaacgtgctgtgccAGGAAACGTACAGTGAGGACCAGGAAACCAACAACTACCAACCAACCGGACATCCTTGGAACGAGACTTACAACAGTcgggagcagacaacagacacgggacggcagcaggacgaggaGAGGGACGCTCCAAACGACGAAACGTGCggtgtaaaaaaagaaatggaagAGTCCAGCTGTGGATTTGTTAGTATTGGagaacatcctgggaaggagatggactgtacagaacatcctgggaaggagagtgacaacagggagacccagacaacagacatgagcctgcagcaggaaacgtgtgatgtgaactttccccaacctgacaacacgtcaacctcacaggtacaggagagtaAAGGCAATATGGAAAGGCATGTGGTTGAACACAccagtgagaaaccctacatgtgtggggagtgtgggtacaggacagcttacaaATCTGGCTTAtctcgacatatgagaactcacacaggggaaagaccttacaagtgtgaccagtgtgactattctgcagcacacaaaTCTACTCTAGACGaacatctaacaaaacacaccggtgagaaaccctacatgtgtggtgagtgcggGTTCAGAACAACTTATAAAGAAAGCTTAtctcgacatatgagaacccatacaggagaaaaaccctacaagtgtgatcagtgcgactattctgcatcagAGAAAGGACATTTGAACcaacatctaatgaaacacagtggtgagaaaccctacatgtgtggggagtgcgggtacagggcagctcgtaagtctcacttatccaaacatataagaatccacacaggagaaaaaccctacaagtgtgaccagtgtgactattctgctgcacagaaatctcAGTTAAACAAACATCAAGTaaaacatactggtgagaaaccctacatgtgcggagagtgtgggtacaggacagcttataagtctgacttatccaaacatatgagaattcatacaggagagaaaccctacaagtgtgaccagtgtgactattctgctgcactgaaATCTACTTTGGCTCAACACCAAGTAACACACTCAGGTCAAAAACCCTGCATCTGCGAAAACTGTGCTTACAGGGCGGCTCAAAAGTgtgacttatccagacatataaGTACCCACACAGGaaagaaaccttacaggtgtgaccagtgtgactattctgctgcaaaaaAATTCGATTTGGACAAGCAcgtaagaaaacacaccggtgagaaaccttacatgtgtggggagtgcgggtacagggcggctcaaaggtctaccttatcccgacacatgagaacccacacaggagaaaaaccttacaagtgtgaccagtgtgactattccgcaaCACAGAAACATCATTTGATCAACCATCAAACTAGACATTCCAGTGAGtaa